A window of Candidatus Effluviviaceae Genus I sp. genomic DNA:
TACTTCGAGGACAAGATCTTCTCGAACTCCCAGCGCGACGCCGCGGGCGACCTCTCGGCCTACTCCGTCCACATGGCCGACCAGGCGAGCGACGCCCAGGAGCGCGAGAAGGCCTACCACATGGCCTCCGCGGAGGGCAGACTCCTCTACCACATCGACGAGGCGCTCAGGAGGATCAAGGAGGGGGGCTACGGGGTGTGCGAGGGGTGCGGCAAGAAGATCCAGAAGAACCGCCTCGAGGTCGTTCCGCACGCGCGCCTGTGCATCGAGTGCAAGAAGCTGGAGGAGAATGGCACACTCGAGCGGAACTCGTAGCGACGTCCGGGCCTCGACCGCGCGGCTCCTCTGGACGGGCCTCGCCGTCCTCGTCGCGGACCAGGCGGTGAAGCGGCTTGTCGTGGCCCTCATGGCGCTCGGCGACTCCGTGGAAGTCCTCGGACCGGCGGTCCGCATCACGCGCACCGAGAACACCGGCGCCGCGTTCGGCCTCTTCAGGGGCGGCGGCGCCGTCTTCGTCGTCGTCTCCGCGCTCGCCTCCGTGTGCATCATCGCCCTGAGCCGGCGGATCGCCAGGCTCAGGCGCGTCGAGCAGCTCGCCTTCGCCCTCGTCCTCGGCGGAGCGCTCGGCAACCTCGTCGACCGCGTGCGGCATGGCGCGGTCGTCGACTTCATCGACATCGGCATCCGCGACCTCAGGTGGCCCGCCTTCAACGTGGCCGACAGCGCGATCGTCATCGGCGTCGCGCTGCTGGCGGCGCGTTTCCTGCTCTTCCCGCACCGGAGCGAGCCCGCGGAACTCCCGGCCCGCGACGGGGACGCGTCGTGACGACGCCCGTCGTGCTGGTCGTCCCGGAGGACGACCCCCCCGAGCGGCTCGACCGCTATCTCGGCCTGCACGCGCCCGACCTCTCGCGGACCCGGGCGAAGGACATCATCCTCGGCGGGCTCGTCAGGCTGAACGGCGCTCCGGCCAAGCCGAGCGCGGAGGTGCGGCCCGGCGACGTCATCGAGGCGAGCGTGCCGGAGCTCGAGCGGCTCGCCGCGGCGCCCGAGCGCATTCCCCTGGACGTCTGCCACGAGGACGATGACATCCTCGTCGTGGACAAGCCCGCGGGCATGGTCGCGCATCCCGCGCCGGGCGCGACGACGGGGACGCTCGTGAACGCGCTCCTCGGCCGCGGCGCGCCGCTCTCGGGCGTGGGCGGGACGCTCAGGCCCGGCATCGTCCACCGGCTCGACAAGGACACGTCGGGTCTCGTCGTCGTCGCGAAGAACGACGCGGCGCACCGCGCGCTCGCGGCGGCGTTCGAGGCGCGGGCGGTCAGGAAGACCTATCTCGCGCTCGCGTGGGGGGCGTGGCGCGAGAACGAGGGCGCGATCGACGCGCCGGTCGGGAGGCACAGGAAGGACCGCAAGCGGATGGCCGTCGTGGAGGGCGGCCGCGCCGCGGTGACGCGGTGGCGGCTTCGCGAGGAGTTCCCGTTCGCCGGGCTCCTCGAGCTTCGCCCCGAGACGGGGAGGACGCACCAGATCCGGGTGCACCTTGCGCACGCGCGCCACGCGGTCATCGGGGACGGCGAGTACGGCGGGCGCCCCGACTCGTTTCCGGGCGTGCCGCCGCACTACCGACGCCACGCGTCGCGCGTCGCGGCCGCGGCGGAGCGGCAGATGCTCCACGCGCGGGAGCTTGCGTTCGCGCACCCGCGCTCCGGGAACGCCATGCGCTTCGTTTCGCCGCTCCCGGAGGACTTCGGGCGCGTGCTGTCGCTGCTCCGCAGGCCCGACGGCGAGCGCGGCCGCGTGATCGCGCTGGACCCGGGCGAGGCCCGCGTCGGGGTGGCCGTGAGCGACGAGGGGCGCGTCCTTGCGGCCCCGTCCGAGACCCTGACGGGGCTTTCCGACGCGGGGGTCGCCTGGGCGGTCGCCGAGCTGGCCGCCCGCCTCGACGCGGCGACGGTCGTCGTGGGGTACGCCGTCCGCATGGACGGGACGGTCGGGCACAGGGCCGTGCGGGCCCGCGAGCTGGCGGCGGCGATCGAGGACGCGGCGCCCGTCCGCGTGGTCCTCCAGGACGAGCGGCTGTCGAGCGCAGAGGCCGCCGGCATCATGCGCGAGCGGGGCGAGCGGGCGCGGGGCCGCAAGGGGCGCGTGGACCAGCTCGCCGCGGCGGTCATCCTTCAGGGCTATCTCGACTCGGAGGCGCGACGCTGAGACACCGGGCGGCGAAGACGCGCGCAGAGGCCAGGGCGGGCGGGGCGCTCCCCGGCTGGTTCGTTCGCGATCTCGCGGTCGTGTGCGCGCTGGCGCTCTTGCTCTTCGCGACGCTGAGCGAGATGCTGTCCTTCCTGTCGGTCCGAGCCATCGGTGACCGCCGCGTGGTCGAGATCCCCGAGGGCGCGGGCATGCTGGAGATCTCGTCCATCCTGAAGGCCGCTGGCGTCGTGAGCGACCCTCTCAAGTTCGCGCTCGCCGCGCGGGCGCTCGGCGTCGCCGACCGGCTCCAGGCGGGGGCGTACGAGTTCGGCCCGGAGTTCTCCGAGCTCGAGGTGCTCATGAGGCTCAGGTACGGCGACGTCGCGACGCGGAGCGTGACCGTGCCGGAGGGACACCGCGCGGAGCAGATCGCCGCGCTCCTCGCGCGCTCGCTCAACGCGAGCGAGGACGAGTTCGCGGCGCTCGTGCGCGACCCGCTCCTCATGGCCGAGCTGGGCGTGGCCGCGCCGTCGCTCGAGGGGTTCCTGTACCCCGACTCGTACCGCTTCGACGTGGGGACGTCGCCGCGGGATGCCGTCCGGAGGATGGTGATGAAGCTCTGGGCCGTGTACGACGGGCGCCTGCAGGCGCGGGCCGACAGCCTCGGGATGAGCACGCTCGAGGTGCTCACGCTCGCCTCGATCATCGAGTCCGAGGCGGCCGTGGACTCCGAGCGCAGCAGGATATCCGCCGTGTACCACAACCGCCTGCGCAAGGGCATGCGGCTCGAGGCCGACCCCACCGTCCGGTACGCGGCCGGGAAGTACAACGAGCGGCTCTTCTACAAGGACCTCGACATTGACTCCCCGTACAACACCTACCGGAATGACGGGCTTCCGCCGGGGCCCATCTGCAGCCCGGGCGCGGCGTCCATCCGGGCGGCGCTTCACCCTCTTCGGGATAGCGACGACATCTTCTTCGTATCGAACCGGGACGGGACGCACACCTTCAGCCGAACCTACGCTGAGCATCAGGCGGCGCGCCTGCGCATCGCCGCCGAGCGCGCGGCCGCGGAGTTTGCGCTTGACACCGCGGACGACGGGGAGTAGCGTCTGAGGCCGCTACCGGGCGAGCCCAGGCATCCCAGCGAGCCGGCGGACTTCGCCGGCCAAGGGGGTGGTATCCCTGAGGACCCTGACCGTCATCGCGTTCACCGCAGGCATCGGGATCATCGCGCTGGGATTCTACTGGCTTGCGCGCGGGTCGCTGACGCTGGCCCCCGTGCTCCTGGTGGGGGGGTACTGCGTTGTGATCCCGGTCGCCATCATGATCGGCAGGCCGCGGGCGAAGCAGGCGGGGCCGGACGGCGGAGAGCGGGCGAATAGCTCAGCCGGTTAGAGCACCTGCCTTACACGCAGGGGGCCACAGGTTCGAGTCCTGTTTCGCCCACCACGCGACACGGATGAAGGCACGCTCGCAGAGAACACAGCCGGAGGGCAGGGCTCTCCGCTCACACGCAAGGGGGTGACGAGCCAGCAGGCAGCAGAGTGCTACGGGTGATGACGACGGCGACACACTCAAGGGGAGCTCACGGGGGGGTCGAGATCATGAAGCGCGCTGTTCTTCTGTTCGTTGTGCTGGCGCTCTGCGCCGGTCAGGCGGTCGCGGGGCAGAACCCCGACATCAGGATCTTCCTCAACGCATCGAGCGCGGGCACGGGCAACAACTGGACGACATCGCCCGCAGAGGGCACGAACAAGAGCGTGTACGTCTGCTTCGACAACTTCGGTCCCGGCGGCGGCATGTATGCCGGGCAGTTCCACATGCTCCCAGTGGGCGGACCCAACTACCTCTCGACGACGAACCAGTTCGCCGCGAGCCATGGCGGCCTGACGATCGGCGAGGCCGTGGTGCCCCCGGGCGCGTCGATGACGGTGGGCCCGCTCCCGCAGTACCCCGGCGCGAGCGGCATCATCGTCCTGGCCAGGGTGCGCTTTGAGACGCCGGAGCCGATGCGCGACGGCGGCTACATCATGCTCGTGACCTACTCGGCCGGTGACGGCAACGTGGTGGCTGACGCGAACAACCAGCTGGACGTGTGGTGCATCAAGTCCATCGCGAACGGCGGCGTCTCGGGGCACTTCTACTGGGACACGGAACCGGTGGGGTTCCCGGACGGCACGTGCATCGAGACCCCCGTGGAAACCCAGAGCTGGGGCGCGATCAAGGCCCTGTACAGGTAGTCCCCGCCCGCAGGGGGGGGCCGGCGGCGGCAAGCGGGAGCGGCCTTGCGGAACCCCCGGGAGCGGCGTAGAATGGCATGTGCTGGCAGACCGGGCTCGCCCCAGCAATGGCCAGGCGGGCCCGTTTCTGTTAGGCGGAGGACGGCGCAAGGCCCGCTTCTTGCAGCCCAGGCTCC
This region includes:
- a CDS encoding TraR/DksA C4-type zinc finger protein; its protein translation is MNKRELKHFEERLIEERQRLMKELGYFEDKIFSNSQRDAAGDLSAYSVHMADQASDAQEREKAYHMASAEGRLLYHIDEALRRIKEGGYGVCEGCGKKIQKNRLEVVPHARLCIECKKLEENGTLERNS
- the lspA gene encoding signal peptidase II; protein product: MAHSSGTRSDVRASTARLLWTGLAVLVADQAVKRLVVALMALGDSVEVLGPAVRITRTENTGAAFGLFRGGGAVFVVVSALASVCIIALSRRIARLRRVEQLAFALVLGGALGNLVDRVRHGAVVDFIDIGIRDLRWPAFNVADSAIVIGVALLAARFLLFPHRSEPAELPARDGDAS
- the ruvX gene encoding Holliday junction resolvase RuvX; this encodes MTTPVVLVVPEDDPPERLDRYLGLHAPDLSRTRAKDIILGGLVRLNGAPAKPSAEVRPGDVIEASVPELERLAAAPERIPLDVCHEDDDILVVDKPAGMVAHPAPGATTGTLVNALLGRGAPLSGVGGTLRPGIVHRLDKDTSGLVVVAKNDAAHRALAAAFEARAVRKTYLALAWGAWRENEGAIDAPVGRHRKDRKRMAVVEGGRAAVTRWRLREEFPFAGLLELRPETGRTHQIRVHLAHARHAVIGDGEYGGRPDSFPGVPPHYRRHASRVAAAAERQMLHARELAFAHPRSGNAMRFVSPLPEDFGRVLSLLRRPDGERGRVIALDPGEARVGVAVSDEGRVLAAPSETLTGLSDAGVAWAVAELAARLDAATVVVGYAVRMDGTVGHRAVRARELAAAIEDAAPVRVVLQDERLSSAEAAGIMRERGERARGRKGRVDQLAAAVILQGYLDSEARR
- the mltG gene encoding endolytic transglycosylase MltG, which produces MLFATLSEMLSFLSVRAIGDRRVVEIPEGAGMLEISSILKAAGVVSDPLKFALAARALGVADRLQAGAYEFGPEFSELEVLMRLRYGDVATRSVTVPEGHRAEQIAALLARSLNASEDEFAALVRDPLLMAELGVAAPSLEGFLYPDSYRFDVGTSPRDAVRRMVMKLWAVYDGRLQARADSLGMSTLEVLTLASIIESEAAVDSERSRISAVYHNRLRKGMRLEADPTVRYAAGKYNERLFYKDLDIDSPYNTYRNDGLPPGPICSPGAASIRAALHPLRDSDDIFFVSNRDGTHTFSRTYAEHQAARLRIAAERAAAEFALDTADDGE